The DNA region AATTCAGGTTAATAATTCTATTACTTAATTTCCTTAACTCTTCTTCTAAATCGACATTATTAATATTATACTTTTGTTCTTTATCAAGTTTTTTTGCAATTTTCATCAAGTGTAATCTATCATGTTCGTAACTGTTTTCATATTTTTCCAAAAACGTGTCATATTTTGTGCAACAAACAAGTAAACCCAAAGAATCTATCAAACACCGTACTAATACACGAGATGCAGAAACCAAACCACGCTCAATAAGAACAATAGAAGCCTGATAAATCTCTAAGCTTTTTACAAACAACAAACAAACTGATGTTTTTTGTTTAGTATCCAGTCTCATATCTGTGAGCAACTCAAAACAGAATCGATTTATATCTCTAGCAAAGGACAAAACTTCTCGATGCTCCTGCCTTATTGTTTGCTGTTCTTTCGAAAACTCTTGCCCTAAGAAGCCATTAATTATTTTATAGCTCACAGTTCATCCTGCAACCTCAATCGCTTCTCTCAAACCAAATTTCCCCTCGTACAGCGCCTTCCCGACTATCACCGAATCGACTCCCGAGCTTTCTATCAGTTGCAGCGCGCGGATATCGTCGAGAGAGGAGACTCCCCCGGAAGCGATAACTTTGAGTCCGGTTTCGCGGGCCATGCGCCCGGTTTCCGCGATATTCGGGCCGGTTAGCATGCCGTCACGGGATATATCTGTATAGACAATCCTTTCGATGCCGAGCGCCTTCATCTCGAGACCAAGTTCCACAGCCGGGCGGCCGCCGTCAGAAGCCCATCCCCTCGTTGCAGCCATTCCGTTTTTGGCGTCTATGCCGACAAGAATCCTTTCCGGGCCGTATTTATCCAATGCCATGCTGACCAGACGGGGATTTTCCACCGCCGCTGTTCCCAGGATGACCCTCTTTATGCCCATCGTCAGGAGGGTGTCGATCCGGGCCATATCACGGATTCCCCCGCCGAGCTCCACCGGAACATGCACATGTTCGAGAATTTCCTGCACCACACTGTCATTTACCCCAAAGCCTTCGAATGCGCCGTTCAGGTCCACGATATGCAGGATTTTTCCGCCTTCTTTCTCCCACCGGAGAGCCATCTTCAAGGGAGTGTCGGAATATACCTTTGCATCCTCCATTCTGCCCTGGAGCAGGCGAACGCATTTTCCGTCTTTTATATCTACCGCGGGGATAACAATCATTACCTGATCCCAGCAAAATTACGGAGTATCCTCAGTCCCATTTCCTGGCTTTTCTCCGGATGAAACTGGACACCCCAGACCCGTCCGCGCCCCACGATCGAGGCATAATTGATATAATAGTCTGTCTCGGCGATGACATCACTATGGTCTTCCGGATCGACATAGTAGGAGTGCACGAAATAGAAATACGAATGGTCGGGAATTCCCTCCAAGAGAGGGTCTTCACGCTGAATATGCGCCTGGTTCCAGCCGATCTGGGGAACCAGTCCCCGTGTGAAGATACGCACCCTGCCGGGGAGTATATCCAGTCCCCGGTGAATCCCCTTCTCTTCACCCTCGGTGAACAGCACCTGAAGGCCGAGGCAGATTCCCAGGAAGGGTTTGCCCTCCACGATTGCCTCACTGACGGCTTCATCCATTCCGATGGCGCGGATATTCTTCATGGCGTCGCCGAATGCGCCCACTCCCGGCAGAACGATATGGGAGCTGTCGCGGAGGTCCTCCGGCCGTGCGCTGATCCGCACCTCTGAGCCGACATTCTCGAACGCTTTAAACACACTTCCGAGATTGGCCATCCCGTAATCGATTATCGTTATCATTCAATCGTCTTCCCCAATTCCCGCGCTTTCATCGTCGCCGCCTCCACAGCATCGATGAGCGACCAGCGGAACGCATTCCGTTCCAGCGCCCAGAGACCTTCGGCGGTGGTTCCTCCCGGCGAGGTGACCATATCACGGAGACTGGAGGGTTCCATTCCCTTGTCCAGGATCATTCTGGCGGTTCCATACACAGTCTGGGCGGCCAGTTTGAGCGCTATCTTACGGGGAATGCCCATCCTTACCCCTCCCTCGGTCAGGGCGTCGATCATTACCGCCGCATAGGCCGGGCCGCTGCCGGAAAGACCGGTCACCGCATCCATAAGGTCCTCGGGAATTTCAGCCACATAGCCGAGGGCGCTCATGATCCGGACTGCGCGGTGGACATGCTCCTCTGTGGCATAGGTTCCTTTCGCCACCGCGCTCGCCCCTTCTCCGATCATGCAGGGAGTGTTGGGCATGACCCGCACCACCGGATGTTCGGGTAGCACTGCCTCGATCGCTCTGGTGGTTATGCCCGCGCAAATGGAAATGACAGGCGTTTTTTTCGGAGCGCCTTTCAGATGGAGAAGCGCTTCTTCCGCTGTTGCCGGTTTTACCGCCAAAATTACCACATCAACCGTTTCTCCCATCTTCTCGATGGAGTGCGTCACCGACACTCCTTCTTTGAGGGCGATTTCCTCACGGTGGGAGTCGATATCGTAGATGAATATGTTATGGGCTTCGTAAACCTCGGCCGTTATCAGCCCTTTTATGATCGCCAACCCCATATTGCCTGCGCCGATGACGCCAATCGTTTCCGATGCCATGGAAATCTCCTTGGGTAGATTCTTTTATTCTTGATTCTGGGTTCAACATCTCTTTATGGACAGGATTTACAAGATTTACAGGATTTTTACCGGTATGTCGTTAAGCTAAGGTGATCATCCAAAAGGTTTATCCCCCCTACCCCCCTTATTAAGGGGGAAAAAGAAAATTGTTCCTATTACTGTGCATTTATTAGGATTTGACAAAACCCTCTCTTTAAATTCCCCCCTTAATAAGGGGGGATGCCAAAGGCAGGGGGGATCATTAAAGACACAGGAGCACTCAATTTCTCTTATTTACTGTATGTTTTTTTCTCTTCTCTGCGAGAAATTGTTTCTTTCTTTACAGATATAAAAGCCAGTTGTGACGGTCTTCCGCCTCGCCGGAGATTATCCCGAAAAATTCCTTCTGAAGTCTAAAGGTAATCGGTCCGCGGCTCCCCGTTCCGACCTTGACATGATCCACCGAAGCGACCGGAGTTATCTCTGCGGCTGTTCCGGTAAAAAACACTTCATCGGCGATATAGAGCATTTCACGGGCTATGGGCTGTTCAACTACCTGTATCCCTATTTCTTTTGCCAGGGTGATAACCGAGTCGCGGGTGATCCCCCGGAGTACACTCGCCCCGGATGGCGGGGTATAGATCACACTGTCGCGTACCACAAAAATATTCTCCCCGGAGCCTTCGCTCACCATGCCGTACACATCCAGTCCGATGCCCTCGTGATACCCGTCCGC from Candidatus Latescibacter sp. includes:
- the proC gene encoding pyrroline-5-carboxylate reductase, which translates into the protein MASETIGVIGAGNMGLAIIKGLITAEVYEAHNIFIYDIDSHREEIALKEGVSVTHSIEKMGETVDVVILAVKPATAEEALLHLKGAPKKTPVISICAGITTRAIEAVLPEHPVVRVMPNTPCMIGEGASAVAKGTYATEEHVHRAVRIMSALGYVAEIPEDLMDAVTGLSGSGPAYAAVMIDALTEGGVRMGIPRKIALKLAAQTVYGTARMILDKGMEPSSLRDMVTSPGGTTAEGLWALERNAFRWSLIDAVEAATMKARELGKTIE
- a CDS encoding DUF5677 domain-containing protein; the protein is MSYKIINGFLGQEFSKEQQTIRQEHREVLSFARDINRFCFELLTDMRLDTKQKTSVCLLFVKSLEIYQASIVLIERGLVSASRVLVRCLIDSLGLLVCCTKYDTFLEKYENSYEHDRLHLMKIAKKLDKEQKYNINNVDLEEELRKLSNRIINLNYS
- the hisH gene encoding imidazole glycerol phosphate synthase subunit HisH; this encodes MITIIDYGMANLGSVFKAFENVGSEVRISARPEDLRDSSHIVLPGVGAFGDAMKNIRAIGMDEAVSEAIVEGKPFLGICLGLQVLFTEGEEKGIHRGLDILPGRVRIFTRGLVPQIGWNQAHIQREDPLLEGIPDHSYFYFVHSYYVDPEDHSDVIAETDYYINYASIVGRGRVWGVQFHPEKSQEMGLRILRNFAGIR
- the hisA gene encoding 1-(5-phosphoribosyl)-5-[(5-phosphoribosylamino)methylideneamino]imidazole-4-carboxamide isomerase, with product MIVIPAVDIKDGKCVRLLQGRMEDAKVYSDTPLKMALRWEKEGGKILHIVDLNGAFEGFGVNDSVVQEILEHVHVPVELGGGIRDMARIDTLLTMGIKRVILGTAAVENPRLVSMALDKYGPERILVGIDAKNGMAATRGWASDGGRPAVELGLEMKALGIERIVYTDISRDGMLTGPNIAETGRMARETGLKVIASGGVSSLDDIRALQLIESSGVDSVIVGKALYEGKFGLREAIEVAG